In Nostocoides sp. HKS02, the DNA window TGCCCGAGGTGAGAGCGGCCTGGACCTCGTTGGTGGCGTCGAGGACCCCGTTGCCGTCGAGGTCCCCTGACGCAAGCGCGGCGGCATACCCGTTCGGGAAGGTCACGCTGTGCACCTGCCACCGTCCGCCGTTGAACCCAGGGTCGCCGGGCGCTGCCGTCGCGACGCTGCGCTGGGCGCCGTTGAAGCTGTAGATCGTGTCCCATGCCTGCGCCGGGGCCCCGGTGCCGGACAGGTCCGTCGGCGTGGCGACGGTGCGATAGAGCACGTGGTTGACGTAGATCGCCGGCCCGCTGACACCGGCGGCGAAGGCTCCGCCGGTCGCTCCGACGGACAGTGCCATGCCAGTGGCGAGGACCGCCACACTGCCAAGGATTCGCTTGTGGTTCATGGGAGTTCGCCTTTCCGTCCGGCCGCTCGGCCGGTCCGCTCTCCAGTAGATCGGGCGATCTCCGTGCGCTCCATGACCGCACGCTTACGCGGTCCTTACGTGGTCGTGACGTCGAGGCCGGTGGCCCGCGAGGGCGGGCGGCCACGCCTATCCTGACGGGGTGGCTCGCGTCCTGGTGATCGACGATGACACCACCGTCTCCCAGGTGGTGCTCGCGTATCTCGAGCGCGCCGGCATCGAGGGCGAGCAGGCCGTCGACGGCCCCAGCGGTCTCGCTGCCGCACAGGCGCGACCGCCTGACGCGGTGGTCCTCGACCTGATGCTCCCGGGCATCGACGGGCTCGAGGTATGCCGCCGCCTGCGCGCCTCGTGGGCGGGGCTGCCCGTGCTGATGCTCACGGCCCGCGGCGAGGAGGAGGACCGCATCCTCGGACTCGAGGTGGGCGCGGACGACTACGTGACCAAGCCGTTCAGCCCGCGCGAGCTCGTCCTGCGGGTGCAGTCGCTGTTGCGCCGCGCCGCCCCCGTGCCGGGCCTGGCCGAGGAGAGCACCGTGTTCCGCGACGGCGACCTCGTTCTCGACCCGGTGGCGCACGTGGCCCAGCTCGGGGGAGTCGAGCTCGCCCTCACCGCCCGGGAGTTCGACCTGCTGCACTGGTTCCTGGCCCATCCTGGCCGGGCGCAGGATCGCGATGCCCTGATGCGGTCGGTCTGGGGCTGGGAGTTCGGGGACCGCTCCACCGTCACCGTGCACGTCCGTCGGTTGCGCGAGAAGGTCGAGGCGGACCCCTCCCGACCACGACGGCTGGTCACCGTCTTCGGCATCGGCTATCGCTGGGACCTGGCGCCGAGTCACGGCGCGTCCGACCTCTCCGACCGCCCCGGGCTCTCGCGGTGAGCGGGCCAGAGCTCCAGGCCGTTGGGCTGTCCGCGGGCGTTGCCGCGGTTCTCGGGACGCTGGGCGCCCTGCTCGTCCTGGCGCTGGCCCGCCGTTCGGTCGCTGCTGCGGCCGCGCTCGCGCCCCTGGTCGTCGTGGGCTCGGTGGCCGCCGGGGTCTACGCCAGTGCCCGCGCGATGTTCCTGTCCGACCGGGACTCGACCACCGTCCTGCTGGTGCTGCTCGCCTCGCTGCCCATCGCCGTGGCCGTGGGCTGGGTCATCGCGGCGCGGATCCAGCAGGTGACTCGGACGGCGGCGCTCGCGGCCGCGACGAGCCAACGCGACCGAGAGGTCGAGGCAGGGCGGCGCGAGCTCGTCGCCTGGGTCTCGCACGACCTGCGGACACCCCTGGCGGGCATGCGGGCTCTGACCGAAGCCCTCCAGGACGGCGTGGCCAGCGACCCGGCGGACTACCTGGCCCGGCTGGGCGCCGACGTGATGCGGATGAGCGCGATGGTGGACGACCTGTTGGCGCTCTCGCGCTTGCAGTCCCCCTCGCTCACCTTGCGTCGCGAGCGGGTTGCGGTCGGAGACCTGGTGTCTGACGCGGTAGCCGCCTGGCAGCCCCTCGCCCAGTCCGGCGGGGTCCGGCTCACCGGCTCGGTCGACCAGCCGGTGGCGGCGACCGTCGATGCCAGCGAGGTGTCGCGTGCGGTGGGGAACCTCGTGGTCAACGCCATCCGGCACACGCCTGCCGGTGGCGAGGTCACGGTGCGGGTCGGAGCGGACCGCGGCGACGCCGTGGTGAGCGTCGAGGACGGCTGCGGCGGCATACCCGAAGGTGTCCTCGGGCGGGTGTTCGAGGCGGGGTGGCGCGGCACGCAAGCCCGCACGCCCGGCGATGCCGGCGCGGGACTGGGGCTGTCGATCGTGCGTGGGGTGGCGGCGGCTCACGGCGGTTCGGCGGCGGTCCGCAACGTCGCCGGGGGGTGTCGCTTCGAGCTGCGGGTTCCGCTGCACGCCCCCACCTGAGCGCCGCCGGACGCCGCTAGGGTGAGTCCGTGCCTGAACTGATCCCGACGCCCACGACCATCCCCGTCCCCGGGGGCAAGATCATCGACGAGCACGTCGGCCGCGTGAACA includes these proteins:
- a CDS encoding response regulator transcription factor translates to MARVLVIDDDTTVSQVVLAYLERAGIEGEQAVDGPSGLAAAQARPPDAVVLDLMLPGIDGLEVCRRLRASWAGLPVLMLTARGEEEDRILGLEVGADDYVTKPFSPRELVLRVQSLLRRAAPVPGLAEESTVFRDGDLVLDPVAHVAQLGGVELALTAREFDLLHWFLAHPGRAQDRDALMRSVWGWEFGDRSTVTVHVRRLREKVEADPSRPRRLVTVFGIGYRWDLAPSHGASDLSDRPGLSR
- a CDS encoding cell wall metabolism sensor histidine kinase WalK translates to MSGPELQAVGLSAGVAAVLGTLGALLVLALARRSVAAAAALAPLVVVGSVAAGVYASARAMFLSDRDSTTVLLVLLASLPIAVAVGWVIAARIQQVTRTAALAAATSQRDREVEAGRRELVAWVSHDLRTPLAGMRALTEALQDGVASDPADYLARLGADVMRMSAMVDDLLALSRLQSPSLTLRRERVAVGDLVSDAVAAWQPLAQSGGVRLTGSVDQPVAATVDASEVSRAVGNLVVNAIRHTPAGGEVTVRVGADRGDAVVSVEDGCGGIPEGVLGRVFEAGWRGTQARTPGDAGAGLGLSIVRGVAAAHGGSAAVRNVAGGCRFELRVPLHAPT